One stretch of Streptomyces sp. R21 DNA includes these proteins:
- a CDS encoding pyridoxamine 5'-phosphate oxidase family protein, which produces MTATTSNWAAFTSAEPDLAKLAEDRFGAFTHHVLATLRKDGSPRTTGLEVRFLHGELWLGMMPNSLKALDLNRDPRFALQANPGPGTGMGGGDVRISGRAIGVADGEAKDAYVKEVEPPQPFHLFRTELTEVVRTYVEDDKYLVVEIWKPGTPVRTLRRT; this is translated from the coding sequence ATGACCGCTACGACGTCGAACTGGGCAGCCTTCACCTCCGCCGAACCGGATCTCGCCAAGCTGGCCGAGGACCGCTTCGGTGCCTTCACGCACCACGTCCTCGCGACCCTCCGCAAGGACGGTTCGCCGCGCACCACCGGCCTTGAGGTGCGCTTCCTGCACGGCGAGCTCTGGCTCGGCATGATGCCGAACTCGCTCAAGGCCCTCGACCTGAACCGCGACCCGCGCTTCGCGCTCCAGGCGAACCCGGGGCCGGGCACCGGGATGGGCGGCGGCGACGTGCGGATCAGCGGCCGGGCGATCGGGGTGGCGGACGGCGAGGCGAAGGACGCGTACGTGAAAGAGGTGGAACCGCCGCAGCCGTTCCACCTCTTCCGCACCGAGCTGACGGAGGTCGTACGCACCTACGTCGAGGACGACAAGTACCTGGTCGTCGAGATCTGGAAGCCCGGGACGCCGGTGCGCACCCTCAGGCGTACCTGA
- a CDS encoding class II aldolase/adducin family protein: MHGPTPPHPLPTDRLRFAMPPMHESLDDERRHRKERLAGALRLFGRLGFEDGVSGHITARDPEYSDCFWVNPFGMPFKHVTVSDLVMANQDGQVIEGRYHVNQAAFTVHAQVHAARPDVVAVAHCHSVHGRALSTLGDLLDPITQESCAFYEDLALYDAYTGVAVDAEEGRRIAAALSSCKALVLRNHGLLTVGDSVDAAAWWFLSLERSCQVQLTARAAGRPILIDHRQAVATREQLGGDLVAWINYQPLWQDISRSERDLLS; the protein is encoded by the coding sequence ATGCACGGGCCCACACCGCCCCATCCCCTGCCCACCGATCGGCTGAGATTCGCCATGCCGCCGATGCACGAGTCGCTGGACGACGAGCGGCGGCACCGCAAGGAGCGACTGGCGGGGGCGCTGCGGCTCTTCGGGCGGCTCGGCTTCGAGGACGGGGTCTCCGGCCACATCACCGCGCGCGACCCGGAGTACAGCGACTGCTTCTGGGTGAACCCGTTCGGGATGCCGTTCAAGCACGTCACCGTGAGCGACCTCGTCATGGCCAACCAGGACGGGCAGGTGATCGAGGGCCGCTATCACGTGAACCAGGCGGCGTTCACCGTGCACGCCCAGGTGCACGCCGCCCGGCCCGACGTCGTCGCCGTCGCCCACTGTCACTCCGTGCACGGGCGGGCCCTGTCCACGCTCGGCGACCTCCTCGACCCGATCACCCAGGAGTCCTGCGCCTTCTACGAGGATCTCGCGCTGTACGACGCGTACACCGGCGTGGCCGTCGACGCCGAGGAGGGCCGCCGGATCGCCGCCGCGCTGAGCTCCTGCAAAGCGCTCGTCCTGCGCAACCACGGGCTGCTCACCGTCGGCGACTCGGTGGACGCGGCGGCCTGGTGGTTCCTTTCGCTGGAGCGCTCCTGTCAGGTGCAACTGACCGCGCGGGCGGCCGGCCGCCCGATCCTCATCGACCACCGCCAGGCCGTCGCCACCCGCGAACAGCTCGGCGGCGACCTGGTCGCGTGGATCAACTACCAGCCGCTCTGGCAGGACATCAGCCGCAGCGAACGCGATCTGCTGTCATAG
- a CDS encoding DUF4429 domain-containing protein, which yields MAEIIQRDGSWAFDGSTLRITPGLHRSVPLFRQTYGEVAVPLEAISGIVYEPERKRGRLRLRLREGADPLLQATGGRLPEAADPYKLTVDIDRAGVAEYVAEEIRRGLLLDQIPKEPAKTYLLPGPPVPVSVRSSDGTVSFDGARVRIDWSDTSDRVKRATGPRIIAVDDLMQVEWLPNSGYEDGFLRFVTRETAFSKLPPEKDPYALDLWGSTRRDLLTALVATAVTARLPHPSTRHGDYLDSPQLTAAVPPAADHHDVLLRRLRELGELHRDGVLTDEEFAATKAAVLRGF from the coding sequence ATGGCCGAGATCATCCAGCGCGACGGGAGCTGGGCCTTCGACGGCAGCACGCTGCGGATCACGCCGGGGCTCCACCGCTCGGTGCCGCTGTTCCGGCAGACGTACGGCGAGGTCGCCGTCCCCCTGGAGGCAATATCAGGCATCGTCTACGAACCCGAACGCAAGCGCGGCCGGCTGCGCCTCAGGCTCCGCGAGGGCGCCGACCCGCTCCTTCAGGCGACCGGCGGCCGGCTGCCCGAGGCGGCCGACCCCTACAAGCTGACGGTGGACATCGACCGTGCCGGTGTCGCGGAGTACGTCGCCGAGGAGATCCGCCGCGGGCTGCTCCTGGACCAGATCCCCAAGGAGCCGGCCAAGACCTACCTCCTCCCGGGCCCGCCCGTCCCGGTGTCCGTCCGGTCCAGCGACGGCACGGTCTCCTTCGACGGGGCCCGGGTGCGGATCGACTGGAGCGACACCTCGGACCGGGTCAAGCGGGCGACGGGCCCGCGGATCATCGCCGTAGACGATCTGATGCAGGTCGAGTGGCTGCCCAACTCCGGTTACGAGGACGGCTTTCTGCGTTTCGTGACGCGCGAGACCGCCTTCTCCAAACTGCCGCCCGAGAAGGATCCGTACGCCCTCGACCTGTGGGGCAGCACCCGCCGCGACCTGCTCACCGCCCTGGTCGCCACCGCGGTCACCGCCCGGCTGCCGCATCCGTCCACCCGCCACGGCGACTACCTGGACAGCCCCCAGCTCACCGCCGCCGTACCGCCCGCGGCCGACCATCACGACGTACTCCTGCGCCGTCTGCGGGAGTTGGGCGAACTGCACCGCGACGGCGTGCTCACGGACGAGGAGTTCGCGGCGACGAAGGCGGCGGTGCTGCGCGGCTTCTGA